Proteins found in one Geomonas subterranea genomic segment:
- a CDS encoding HD-GYP domain-containing protein, with protein sequence MFEDVKVILADDDPLNLDLLEKMLQQFECTLIRAGDGQQVLDAITAAPQVDLVVMDLKMPVLDGYEVLRRIKQDVHWHDIPVVVVTADGAEVATVLELGANDFIAKPFNLIELRHRVMNQIRNKRLADFAKDTNAVLEVEVAKRTAALQQALAKALQTEYEISLRLGRAAEFRDQETGSHLKCISQLSKRLGQLAGIPADQCDILYFASLLHDVGKIGIPDSILLKPGKLTPEEFAAMKEHTVIGGKIMSGARDYPVIEAGRIIALQHHEKWDGKGYPYGLKGEEIHIFARVVSIVDVFDALLTERVYKRAFSPEETAGIMMDESGSSFDPHLLELFFKHVEEFLDLQKNIHADAHPFASITEMIR encoded by the coding sequence ATGTTCGAAGACGTGAAGGTGATCCTGGCGGACGACGACCCCCTCAACCTCGACCTGCTCGAGAAGATGCTGCAACAGTTCGAGTGCACCCTGATCAGGGCCGGCGACGGCCAGCAGGTGCTCGACGCCATCACTGCCGCCCCCCAGGTGGACCTGGTGGTCATGGACCTCAAGATGCCGGTTTTGGACGGCTACGAGGTGCTGCGCCGGATCAAGCAGGACGTGCACTGGCACGACATACCGGTGGTGGTGGTGACTGCGGACGGCGCGGAGGTGGCAACCGTCCTCGAACTGGGCGCCAACGATTTCATCGCCAAGCCGTTCAACCTCATCGAACTGCGCCATCGCGTCATGAACCAGATCCGCAACAAGAGGCTTGCCGATTTCGCCAAGGATACCAACGCGGTGCTCGAGGTGGAGGTAGCCAAAAGAACCGCGGCCCTGCAGCAGGCGCTGGCGAAGGCCCTGCAGACCGAGTACGAGATCTCGCTGCGCCTGGGCCGGGCGGCCGAGTTCAGGGACCAGGAAACCGGCTCGCACCTGAAGTGCATCAGCCAGCTTTCCAAGCGCCTGGGACAGCTGGCCGGCATCCCCGCCGACCAGTGCGACATTTTGTACTTCGCCTCGCTGCTGCACGACGTGGGAAAGATCGGCATCCCCGACTCGATACTGCTCAAGCCGGGCAAGCTAACGCCGGAGGAGTTCGCGGCCATGAAGGAGCACACGGTGATAGGGGGGAAGATCATGTCGGGAGCCCGGGATTACCCGGTCATCGAGGCGGGGAGGATCATCGCGCTGCAGCATCACGAGAAGTGGGACGGGAAGGGGTACCCTTACGGGCTCAAGGGGGAGGAGATACACATCTTCGCGAGGGTGGTGTCGATTGTGGACGTATTCGACGCCCTTTTGACCGAGAGGGTCTACAAGCGGGCCTTCAGCCCCGAGGAAACCGCCGGGATCATGATGGACGAAAGCGGCAGTTCCTTCGATCCGCATCTGCTCGAGCTGTTCTTCAAGCACGTCGAGGAGTTCCTGGACCTCCAGAAAAACATCCACGCCGACGCTCACCCCTTCGCCAGCATCACCGAAATGATCCGTTAG
- a CDS encoding response regulator, whose product MMFRPSSLSIRFLLLLIVFVVALPAAGVILYSGIEFRNAMLEEARHETMQLSERIATEQHNLVVAAEQLMTSLAQLPEVKERDKSKVEPILRELLKLNPMYGNITISDPRGRMWATAVPTKQPLDVSSRRFFKNAVASGRLSSGEYIVSRISTKPVFNLGYPLKDERGGAAGVIGVSINIGNYGKLLQQMNLPPRSSFVILDHKGIILARGIDQERYVGKSYPEAAFRKIQQGPDVDTHVRAGLQGDNRIISYRKLRLPGETTPYLYVTAGIPIEVATRDARRALGYSIVLLSSVLFLACGCAIVIGKRCIGDRIKVLEDASERLAGGDSEVKISSLVVGGELGSLARSFDAMAEQLRAREDALARSEAFLNTIIQTEPECVKLLDREGRLQMMNSAGLGMIQADSLAQVQGACVYDLVAPEYREAFMELTRNVFLGIPGNLVFEAIGLKGGRVWLDTHAVPFRNDHGEIVSLLGITRDITGHRKSEEERRENLLLFESLMQYSPMGIRIFDGESGQCILLNQATADIAGGDLEQMQRQNFRDLHSWRESGLVEVAEQVLEDGVARVREVDLHTSFGKDVAMSYILSRLMIRDKKHLLVVGRDVSDERRLSQEKTQMEAQILHVQKLESLGVLAGGIAHDFNNILMAIMGNAELALLRLPQESPARSNLQNIEKSSQRAADLAQQMLAYSGKGSFVIEVLDLNSLIREMSHMLDVSISKKAQMRLELAGDLPPLEVDATQIRQVIMNLVINASEAIGDREGAIRVRTGVRELDDAALSRLWLNDRLQEGLYVYFEVDDDGCGMDQETLSKIFDPFFTTKFTGRGLGMAAVLGIVRGHKGTIEVHSEPGRGTLFRVYLPACRAESRQTAQEERHAIAASGSGTVMLVDDEEAIRSLGREMLESLGYSVLTAEDGLAAVEMFQRCKDEVDCVILDLTMPHLDGEQALQLLRSLDPQVQVILSSGFSEQEITERFTGRGLAGFIQKPYRLADLSQKLQRIRAKERHNP is encoded by the coding sequence ATGATGTTTCGCCCATCCTCGCTGTCCATCCGCTTTTTACTGCTGCTCATCGTGTTCGTCGTCGCTCTGCCGGCGGCCGGCGTCATCCTCTATTCCGGAATCGAGTTCCGCAACGCCATGCTGGAAGAGGCACGGCATGAGACCATGCAGCTAAGCGAGAGGATCGCGACCGAGCAGCACAACCTGGTTGTGGCGGCCGAGCAGCTGATGACCTCGCTGGCGCAGCTCCCCGAGGTGAAGGAACGGGACAAGTCGAAAGTGGAGCCGATCCTGAGGGAGCTGCTCAAGCTGAACCCGATGTACGGCAACATCACCATTTCGGACCCGCGGGGGAGGATGTGGGCGACCGCGGTCCCCACGAAACAGCCCCTCGACGTCAGCTCCAGGCGCTTCTTTAAAAACGCCGTCGCCAGCGGCAGGCTCTCCTCGGGCGAGTACATCGTGAGCCGGATCAGCACCAAGCCGGTCTTCAACCTGGGGTACCCGCTCAAAGACGAGCGGGGGGGGGCGGCGGGGGTGATCGGGGTCAGCATCAACATCGGCAATTACGGAAAACTGCTGCAGCAGATGAACCTCCCCCCGCGGTCCAGTTTTGTGATCCTCGACCACAAGGGCATCATCCTCGCCCGGGGTATCGACCAGGAGAGGTACGTCGGCAAGTCCTACCCGGAGGCGGCCTTTCGTAAGATACAGCAAGGACCGGATGTCGACACCCACGTCCGCGCCGGTCTGCAGGGCGACAACAGGATCATCTCCTACCGCAAACTGCGGCTGCCGGGGGAAACCACCCCCTACCTGTACGTGACGGCCGGCATACCCATCGAGGTGGCTACCCGCGATGCCCGCCGCGCGCTCGGCTACAGCATCGTGCTGCTGTCGTCGGTTCTGTTCCTCGCCTGTGGCTGCGCCATCGTGATCGGCAAACGCTGTATCGGCGACCGCATCAAGGTCCTCGAGGACGCCTCGGAGAGGCTCGCCGGGGGGGATTCCGAGGTCAAGATTTCCTCCCTCGTGGTGGGGGGGGAGCTTGGGAGCCTGGCCCGGAGCTTCGACGCGATGGCGGAGCAGTTGCGCGCCAGGGAAGACGCACTGGCCCGCAGCGAGGCGTTTTTGAATACGATCATCCAGACGGAACCCGAATGCGTGAAGCTCCTCGACAGAGAGGGGCGCCTGCAGATGATGAACAGTGCCGGGCTCGGGATGATACAGGCGGATTCGCTGGCCCAGGTGCAGGGGGCGTGCGTTTACGACCTGGTCGCACCGGAGTACCGGGAGGCTTTCATGGAGCTGACCCGGAACGTCTTTCTCGGCATACCCGGCAACCTGGTGTTCGAGGCGATCGGGCTTAAGGGGGGGCGGGTCTGGCTTGACACCCACGCCGTCCCCTTCCGCAACGATCATGGAGAGATCGTCTCGCTGCTGGGGATAACCCGGGACATCACCGGGCACAGAAAGAGCGAAGAGGAGCGACGTGAAAACCTGCTGCTGTTCGAATCACTGATGCAGTACTCCCCGATGGGGATCCGCATCTTCGACGGCGAGTCGGGGCAGTGCATCCTGTTGAACCAGGCCACCGCCGATATCGCCGGGGGCGACCTGGAGCAGATGCAGCGCCAGAACTTCCGGGATCTGCATTCGTGGCGGGAAAGCGGCCTCGTGGAGGTTGCGGAACAGGTGCTGGAAGACGGGGTGGCCCGGGTGCGCGAGGTAGACCTGCACACGAGCTTCGGCAAGGACGTCGCGATGTCCTACATCCTGTCCCGCCTGATGATCAGGGACAAGAAACACCTGCTGGTGGTGGGGCGCGATGTCAGCGATGAACGGCGCCTATCCCAGGAGAAGACGCAGATGGAAGCGCAGATCCTGCACGTCCAGAAGCTGGAGAGCCTGGGGGTGCTGGCCGGGGGGATCGCCCACGACTTCAACAACATCCTCATGGCCATCATGGGGAATGCCGAACTGGCGCTACTGCGGCTGCCACAGGAATCCCCGGCACGGAGCAACCTGCAGAACATCGAGAAATCGTCGCAACGGGCGGCCGACCTCGCCCAGCAGATGCTCGCCTACTCTGGAAAGGGGAGCTTCGTCATCGAGGTGCTGGACCTCAACTCCCTCATCAGGGAGATGAGCCACATGCTGGATGTATCCATCTCCAAGAAGGCGCAGATGCGCCTGGAACTGGCCGGCGACCTCCCCCCGCTGGAGGTGGACGCGACGCAGATCCGCCAGGTCATCATGAACCTCGTGATAAACGCTTCGGAGGCGATCGGCGACAGGGAAGGGGCGATCAGGGTCCGTACCGGCGTCAGGGAACTCGATGACGCCGCCCTGTCGCGGTTGTGGCTCAACGACCGGCTCCAGGAGGGGCTCTACGTCTACTTCGAGGTCGACGACGACGGATGCGGCATGGACCAGGAGACCCTGTCCAAGATCTTCGACCCCTTCTTCACCACCAAGTTCACCGGGAGAGGGCTGGGGATGGCTGCCGTCCTGGGGATCGTCCGCGGGCACAAGGGGACCATCGAGGTGCACAGCGAACCGGGGCGGGGAACCCTGTTCCGGGTGTACCTGCCCGCCTGCCGCGCCGAAAGCCGGCAGACCGCGCAAGAAGAGCGACACGCCATTGCGGCCTCCGGCTCAGGCACCGTGATGCTGGTCGACGACGAGGAGGCGATCCGCAGCCTGGGGCGGGAGATGCTGGAGAGCCTTGGCTACAGCGTGCTCACCGCCGAGGATGGCTTGGCCGCCGTGGAGATGTTCCAACGGTGCAAGGACGAGGTGGATTGCGTGATCCTCGACCTCACCATGCCTCACCTGGACGGAGAACAGGCCCTGCAGCTCTTGCGGTCGCTGGATCCGCAGGTGCAGGTGATCCTTTCCAGCGGCTTCAGCGAGCAGGAGATCACCGAGAGGTTCACCGGCAGGGGGCTGGCCGGGTTCATCCAGAAGCCCTACCGTCTGGCCGATTTGAGCCAGAAACTGCAGCGCATCCGCGCCAAGGAGCGACACAACCCCTGA